One genomic window of Candidatus Bathyarchaeota archaeon includes the following:
- a CDS encoding site-specific integrase — protein MRKDGYSENTIKPIGRRLRNLGKHADLDNPEKVKEFIVRVDWSNGYKENIVNAYNHYAVFHCLEWRKPRHQRAFSIKKLPLESDIDLIISYTRTRNRVAFKLVKECGLRPIEVSRLTLKQIDLHKGLVYPETAKGGEARVLRIKKETLALLKQLVSNMQSVNKEIFPSSKTLQSNWFKLRKRIAETYNKQELKQVRLYDLRHFYGTMLYHKTRDIVHVQRKMGHRSLKNTLIYIDLADFDTEEEFISKVAQTPKEIQQLIEADSNTYVKRTDRHSSEKGSDHDGYFSII, from the coding sequence ATGAGAAAGGATGGATACTCAGAAAACACAATAAAACCGATAGGAAGAAGATTAAGAAATCTGGGAAAACACGCTGATTTAGATAATCCTGAGAAAGTGAAGGAGTTCATAGTTAGGGTGGACTGGTCAAACGGTTACAAAGAAAACATCGTTAATGCTTACAATCACTATGCTGTTTTTCACTGTTTAGAGTGGAGGAAGCCCAGGCATCAAAGAGCCTTCAGCATTAAGAAATTGCCCTTAGAATCTGACATAGACCTGATAATCAGCTATACAAGAACAAGAAACCGAGTAGCGTTTAAACTGGTAAAGGAATGTGGACTAAGACCTATCGAAGTTTCAAGATTAACTTTGAAACAAATCGACTTGCACAAAGGTTTAGTTTATCCAGAGACAGCCAAAGGTGGAGAAGCAAGAGTTTTACGAATCAAAAAGGAAACCCTGGCACTACTAAAGCAGTTAGTCTCTAACATGCAATCAGTCAACAAAGAGATATTTCCAAGCTCAAAAACGCTTCAAAGCAACTGGTTCAAGCTAAGAAAAAGAATAGCAGAAACCTATAACAAACAAGAATTAAAGCAGGTAAGACTCTACGATCTCAGACACTTCTATGGAACCATGCTATATCACAAAACCAGAGACATAGTTCACGTTCAGAGAAAAATGGGACACAGATCTCTGAAAAACACACTGATCTACATAGACCTGGCAGATTTTGACACTGAAGAAGAGTTCATCAGCAAAGTAGCTCAAACACCAAAAGAAATTCAACAACTAATAGAAGCAGATTCGAATACGTATGTCAAAAGGACAGATCGACATTCTTCCGAAAAAGGAAGTGATCATGATGGCTACTTCTCCATCATCTAA